Proteins found in one Acomys russatus chromosome 31, mAcoRus1.1, whole genome shotgun sequence genomic segment:
- the Prss57 gene encoding serine protease 57 has protein sequence MVANTCDPSSGKVETGESGIQCHSQPDGYFKTLPGRRHPTTAMVPRTGGWERLLLIAAAALMQLTRRPATLATGCCRSHIIGGHEVMPHSRPYMASVSFKGRHHCGGFLFHAHWVLSAAHCFSDRDPSTGLVVLGAHALLAPEPTQQVFSIAAAVRHPNFQPATHANDICLLRLNGSAALGPAVRLLRLPRRGVGPPSAGTRCHVSGWGSVSDFEELPPGLMEAEVRVLDLSVCNGSWQGRLSPAMLCTHSGDRRWRGFCSADSGGPLVCGSRAHGLVSFSGLWCGDPKTPDVYTQVSAFVPWIWDVVRRSPCSGSVGCSAGAV, from the exons ATGGTAGCtaacacctgtgatcccagctctgggaaagtAGAAACAGGAGAATCCGGGATCCAGTGTCATTCTCAGCCGGATGGCTATTTCAAG ACCTTGCCAGGGAGGCGCCATCCCACCACAGCCATGGTGCCCAGGACAGGAGGCTGGGAGCGGCTGCTGCTGATAGCAGCGGCTGCCCTGATGCAGCTCACAAGGAGGCCTG CCACACTTGCCACAGGGTGCTGCAGATCCCACATAATTGGAGGCCACGAGGTGATGCCGCATTCCCGACCCTACATGGCCTCTGTGAGCTTCAAGGGCCGTCACCACTGCGGAGGCTTCCTCTTCCATGCCCACTGGGTGCTGTCAGCTGCCCACTGCTTCAGTGACAG GGACCCCTCCACTGGCCTGGTGGTGCTTGGGGCCCATGCGCTGCTCGCCCCGGAGCCCACACAACAGGTGTTTAGCATTGCAGCTGCTGTCAGGCACCCCAATTTCCAGCCTGCCACACACGCCAACGATATCTGCCTACTAAGG CTGAATGGTTCTGCTGCCCTGGGCCCTGCTGTGAGGCTATTACGACTGCCACGGAGAGGTGTCGGGCCCCCCTCGGCCGGCACACGTTGCCACGTGTCGGGCTGGGGCTCCGTGTCTGACTTTGAGGAGCTTCCGCCCGGCCTGATGGAAGCAGAGGTGCGCGTACTGGACCTGAGTGTCTGCAACGGCTCCTGGCAAGGCCGGCTGAGTCCTGCGATGCTCTGCACCCACAGCGGGGACCGCAGGTGGCGTGGCTTCTGCTCG GCAGACTCTGGGGGGCCCTTGGTCTGTGGGAGCCGGGCCCATGGCCTTGTCTCTTTCTCGGGCCTctggtgtggtgaccccaaaaCCCCGGATGTCTACACTCAAGTGTCAGCGTTTGTGCCCTGGATCTGGGATGTGGTGCGGCGAAGTCCCTGCTCCGGTTCTGTGGGGTGCTCTGCCGGTGCGGTTTGA
- the Fstl3 gene encoding follistatin-related protein 3, with protein MRPGALWPLLSGALVWAVGSVGAVMDSGDSAPGGVCWLQQGREATCSLVLKTNVSREECCASGNINMAWSNFTHPDNKISLLAFLGLIHCLPCKDSCDGVECGPGKACLMFGGRPHCECAPDCEGLPAGFQVCGSDGATYRDECELRTARCRGHPDLRVMYRGRCQKSCAQVVCPRPQSCLVDQTGSAHCVSCRAAPCPAPSSPGQELCGNNNITYISSCHLRQATCFLGRSIGVRHPGVCTGTPKVPPEEEENFV; from the exons ATGCGTCCTGGGGCACTGTGGCCGCTGCTCTCGGGAGCCCTGGTCTGGGCGGTGGGATCCGTGGGCGCCGTGATGGACTCGGGGGATTCTGCGCCCG GTGGTGTGTGCTGGCTGCAGCAGGGCAGGGAGGCCACCTGCAGCCTGGTGCTGAAGACAAATGTCAGCCGGGAGGAGTGCTGCGCTTCAGGCAACATCAACATGGCCTGGTCCAACTTCACCCACCCAGACAATAAAATCAGCCTGCTAGCATTCCTGGGCCTTATCCACTGCCTCCCATGCAAAG ATTCCTGCGACGGAGTGGAGTGCGGCCCCGGCAAGGCGTGCCTCATGTTCGGGGGTCGTCCACACTGCGAGTGCGCGCCCGACTGCGAGGGGCTTCCCGCAGGCTTCCAGGTCTGCGGCTCTGATGGCGCCACCTACCGGGATGAGTGCGAGCTGCGCACCGCGCGCTGCCGCGGACACCCGGACCTGCGCGTCATGTACCGCGGCCGCTGCCAAA AGTCCTGCGCTCAGGTAGTGTGCCCGCGCCCCCAGTCGTGCCTCGTGGACCAGACTGGCAGCGCGCACTGCGTGTCGTGTCGCGCTGCGCCCTGCCCGGCGCCTTCCAGCCCTGGCCAGGAACTCTGTGGCAACAACAACATTACCTACATCTCCTCCTGCCACTTGCGCCAGGCCACCTGCTTCCTGGGCCGCTCCATCGGGGTTCGCCACCCAGGCGTCTGCACAG GGACCCCCAAAGTACcaccagaggaggaagagaacttCGTGTGA